One region of Chitinivorax sp. B genomic DNA includes:
- the secG gene encoding preprotein translocase subunit SecG yields MEFLKLIVQIVNVLSAVVLIVLVLMQHGKGADMGAAFGSGASGSLFGAAGSANFLSRATAISALVFFSTCMGLVALDAKKPGGLGVMESHVAPAKPAAPSVAPKPTGIPE; encoded by the coding sequence ATGGAATTCCTGAAGCTGATAGTACAAATTGTCAATGTGCTTTCTGCAGTGGTTTTGATTGTGCTGGTGTTGATGCAGCATGGCAAGGGGGCTGACATGGGTGCGGCCTTCGGGAGTGGTGCTTCGGGTAGTCTGTTTGGTGCAGCTGGGTCTGCGAATTTTTTGAGTCGTGCGACTGCGATTTCTGCGCTGGTATTTTTCTCGACTTGCATGGGTTTGGTGGCGTTGGATGCTAAAAAGCCTGGTGGGTTGGGTGTGATGGAATCTCATGTTGCGCCAGCGAAGCCCGCTGCGCCTTCAGTAGCTCCCAAGCCTACGGGGATTCCAGAGTAA
- the ftsH gene encoding ATP-dependent zinc metalloprotease FtsH, whose product MNNIGKNIAIWLIIGLVLMTVFNQFSKRHESQSQIPYSEFLEEVKSGRVQSVEIEGNVLRGQLITGKRTDSTSFTTLSPGDDRLVDDLYKHKVRFAAKQEQEQSLLMQVFISWFPMLLLIGVWIFFMRQMQGGGKGGAFSFGKSRARMLDESSNPILFADVAGCDEAKEEVQEIVEFLRDPSKFQRLGGRIPRGVLLVGSPGTGKTLLAKAIAGEAKVPFFSISGSDFVEMFVGVGAARVRDMFEQAKKNAPCIIFIDEIDAVGRQRGAGLGGGNDEREQTLNQLLVEMDGFEANSGIIVIAATNRPDVLDPALQRPGRFDRQVVVPLPDIRGREQILNVHMRKVPIAADVRADLLARGTPGFSGADLANLVNEAALFAARLNKRLVDMDDFEKAKDKVMMGAERRSMVMSEEERKNTAYHESGHAVVGKLLPSADPVHKVTIIPRGRALGVTMYLPEEDRWCYDREYLLARIACLFGGRIAEELFMNQMTTGAGNDFERATQIARDMVTRYGMTEALGPMVYGDNEQEVFLGRSVTTHKNMSESTMQMVDAEIRRIIDQQYALARKLLEENRDKVEAMTAALLDWETIDADQIDDIMAGKPPRPPKQPSNKAAASGDNSTPTTPTATVTPAQEV is encoded by the coding sequence GTGAATAATATTGGCAAGAACATCGCGATCTGGCTCATTATTGGCCTTGTACTGATGACGGTGTTCAACCAATTCAGCAAACGGCATGAGTCCCAAAGTCAAATCCCTTATTCCGAATTTCTGGAAGAGGTGAAGAGTGGTCGCGTGCAATCTGTTGAAATCGAAGGAAATGTACTACGTGGTCAGTTGATTACGGGTAAGCGTACTGACAGTACTTCCTTTACCACCTTGTCGCCAGGTGATGACCGTTTGGTTGATGACCTATACAAACATAAGGTTCGGTTTGCTGCTAAACAGGAACAAGAACAATCCTTGCTGATGCAGGTATTCATTTCCTGGTTCCCAATGCTTTTGTTGATTGGTGTATGGATCTTTTTCATGCGTCAGATGCAAGGTGGTGGAAAGGGAGGCGCATTCAGCTTTGGTAAAAGTCGTGCCCGGATGTTGGATGAGTCCAGCAATCCGATCTTGTTCGCAGACGTGGCTGGTTGTGACGAGGCCAAAGAGGAAGTACAAGAGATTGTTGAGTTTTTGCGTGATCCAAGCAAGTTTCAACGACTGGGTGGCCGCATCCCACGTGGTGTATTGCTGGTAGGCTCCCCAGGTACCGGTAAGACTTTGCTTGCCAAAGCGATTGCTGGTGAGGCCAAGGTACCGTTCTTTTCAATCTCTGGCTCTGACTTTGTCGAAATGTTCGTGGGCGTTGGTGCTGCACGTGTTCGGGATATGTTCGAGCAAGCGAAGAAGAATGCACCTTGTATTATTTTTATTGATGAGATTGATGCAGTAGGACGTCAACGTGGTGCAGGCCTTGGTGGTGGTAATGATGAGCGCGAGCAAACTTTGAACCAACTATTGGTTGAAATGGATGGTTTTGAGGCCAACTCGGGCATTATTGTTATTGCTGCAACCAACCGTCCTGATGTACTTGATCCTGCATTGCAACGCCCTGGCCGTTTTGATCGTCAAGTTGTTGTTCCGCTGCCCGATATTCGCGGCCGAGAGCAAATTCTCAACGTCCATATGCGTAAGGTTCCGATTGCCGCAGACGTACGTGCTGATCTGTTGGCTCGTGGTACACCCGGCTTCTCGGGCGCGGATTTGGCCAATTTGGTTAATGAAGCCGCACTGTTTGCCGCGCGTTTGAATAAGCGTTTGGTTGACATGGATGATTTTGAGAAGGCTAAAGATAAAGTCATGATGGGTGCCGAGCGGCGCTCCATGGTGATGAGCGAGGAAGAGCGTAAAAATACGGCCTATCACGAGTCTGGGCACGCGGTTGTTGGTAAACTGTTACCCTCGGCAGATCCTGTGCATAAAGTCACTATCATTCCACGTGGCCGTGCTTTGGGCGTGACGATGTATCTGCCTGAAGAAGACCGCTGGTGTTATGACCGTGAGTATCTGCTGGCCCGTATCGCGTGCTTGTTTGGTGGCCGTATTGCTGAAGAGCTCTTCATGAATCAGATGACTACCGGTGCGGGCAATGACTTTGAACGTGCTACACAAATTGCGCGTGACATGGTGACTCGCTATGGTATGACTGAAGCGCTGGGACCTATGGTGTATGGCGATAATGAGCAAGAGGTATTTTTGGGGCGTTCCGTTACCACGCACAAGAATATGTCTGAATCCACCATGCAAATGGTTGATGCGGAAATTCGCCGTATCATAGACCAGCAGTATGCTTTGGCTAGAAAGTTGCTGGAAGAAAATCGTGATAAGGTCGAAGCGATGACCGCAGCATTGTTGGATTGGGAGACCATTGATGCAGATCAGATTGATGACATCATGGCTGGCAAACCACCGCGCCCGCCCAAGCAGCCATCAAATAAGGCGGCGGCGTCTGGCGATAATTCCACACCAACAACACCCACCGCAACAGTTACACCAGCGCAGGAAGTGTAA
- the pstB gene encoding phosphate ABC transporter ATP-binding protein PstB, protein MTQQTLSTVKLSIRNLSFYYGNFHALKNINLDIETQRVTAFIGPSGCGKSTLLRTLNRMYELYPKLRAEGEIMLHGQNILDSGIDLNLLRARIGMVFQKPTPFPMSIYDNIAFGVKLYEKLSKNDMDDRIEWALRKAALWEEVKDKLKQSGNGLSGGQQQRLCIARAIAVKPEVLLLDEPTSALDPISTAHIEELVHELKNDYTIVIVTHNMQQAARVSDYTAYMYLGELIEYGDTDEIFTKPKKKATEDYITGKFG, encoded by the coding sequence ATGACCCAACAAACGCTCAGCACCGTGAAACTATCCATCCGTAATTTGAGCTTTTATTACGGCAACTTCCACGCGCTGAAGAACATTAACCTCGATATTGAGACCCAGCGAGTCACTGCATTCATCGGACCATCAGGCTGCGGAAAATCCACGCTTCTGCGAACATTGAACCGAATGTATGAACTCTACCCCAAGCTTCGGGCTGAGGGCGAGATCATGCTGCACGGCCAGAATATCCTAGACAGCGGTATTGATCTCAACTTGTTACGTGCACGAATTGGAATGGTGTTTCAGAAACCAACTCCTTTTCCCATGTCAATTTATGACAATATCGCCTTTGGCGTGAAGCTGTACGAAAAATTGAGTAAGAATGATATGGATGATCGCATCGAATGGGCGTTACGCAAAGCTGCGCTGTGGGAGGAAGTAAAGGATAAACTGAAACAAAGTGGTAACGGCCTATCAGGTGGTCAGCAACAGCGCTTATGTATCGCTCGTGCCATTGCGGTCAAACCAGAAGTACTATTGCTTGATGAACCAACATCAGCATTGGACCCAATCTCAACGGCACATATTGAAGAACTGGTACATGAGCTGAAGAATGATTACACCATTGTAATAGTGACGCATAACATGCAACAGGCAGCGCGAGTATCTGACTACACCGCCTATATGTATCTTGGCGAGTTAATTGAATATGGTGATACCGACGAAATCTTCACCAAACCCAAGAAGAAAGCTACCGAGGATTACATTACTGGCAAGTTTGGCTGA
- a CDS encoding DUF4149 domain-containing protein: MGNFPDTLRIISLTLWVGGLWIVGALVAPLLFHALPHDRALAGALAGRIFVGMAWIGLLAGFYLLLHALIADGFGAFKQSGFWIVLLMLILTAINHFAIHPWITGLKAKAGSVATGAFGGGFATAHTISSIIYLSVCLLGLALITRGSK; encoded by the coding sequence ATGGGCAACTTTCCAGATACCTTGAGAATCATCTCCTTGACACTGTGGGTTGGCGGTCTGTGGATTGTGGGTGCGTTGGTTGCACCGCTCTTGTTTCATGCCCTGCCACACGATCGAGCGCTGGCTGGTGCACTGGCAGGCCGGATTTTCGTCGGTATGGCCTGGATTGGGTTGTTGGCGGGTTTTTACCTGTTGTTGCATGCGCTGATAGCGGATGGTTTTGGTGCATTCAAGCAAAGTGGATTCTGGATTGTTTTGTTGATGTTAATTCTGACTGCCATCAATCACTTCGCTATCCATCCATGGATTACCGGGTTGAAGGCGAAGGCTGGTAGTGTGGCAACAGGGGCATTTGGCGGTGGTTTTGCAACCGCACATACCATTTCTAGTATCATCTACTTGAGTGTGTGTTTGCTTGGACTGGCGTTGATTACGCGAGGTAGTAAGTAA
- the glmM gene encoding phosphoglucosamine mutase, with protein MSRKYFGTDGVRGRVGEEPITPEFVMRLGYAAGKVLASADRRLRPGQRPTVLIGKDTRISGYMLESALEAGFSASGVDVVLIGPMPTPGIAYLTRALRLQAGVVISASHNPYEDNGIKFFGAGGIKLLDKVERAVEVALDEPLKCVPSAELGKARRMEDAAARYIEFCKSTFPSDMDLRGIKLVLDCANGASYVIAPHVFHELGADVITIGNQPDGTNINDGFGATDTAALQKAVVEHQADFGIALDGDGDRLIMVDRDGTPFDGDKLLYMIARQRQKDGILVGGVVGTVMTNLGIEHAFEKHKIPFARAAVGDRYVLEMLREKGWQLGGESSGHIICLDKHSTGDGIVSSLQVLQALRSHRAITSLADSTKDVTTYPQVLINVRVPKGFDYRDSLPVQAALVEAECELRDQGRVVLRASGTEPVIRVMLEGKNGEKIKRWAEHIAEIVEHAALAV; from the coding sequence ATGAGCAGAAAATATTTTGGAACAGACGGAGTTCGTGGGCGTGTAGGTGAAGAACCGATTACGCCTGAGTTTGTAATGCGCCTTGGTTATGCGGCCGGAAAGGTGCTTGCATCGGCTGATCGCCGCTTGCGCCCAGGGCAACGCCCGACGGTCTTGATTGGAAAAGACACGCGTATTTCTGGCTATATGCTGGAATCGGCGCTGGAGGCTGGTTTTTCTGCCAGTGGGGTTGATGTTGTATTGATTGGCCCAATGCCAACACCAGGCATTGCATATTTAACGCGTGCCTTGCGTCTGCAGGCAGGGGTTGTCATCAGTGCTTCGCATAACCCTTATGAGGATAACGGGATCAAGTTCTTTGGCGCTGGTGGTATCAAGTTGCTGGACAAAGTTGAACGTGCCGTTGAAGTTGCATTAGATGAACCGCTAAAGTGTGTTCCTTCTGCAGAGCTTGGTAAGGCACGTCGCATGGAAGACGCGGCTGCACGTTACATTGAGTTCTGTAAGAGCACATTCCCGTCAGATATGGATTTACGTGGCATCAAGCTGGTGCTGGATTGTGCAAATGGTGCTAGCTATGTCATCGCACCCCACGTGTTTCATGAGCTTGGCGCGGATGTCATTACCATTGGTAATCAGCCGGATGGAACCAACATCAACGACGGTTTTGGCGCCACCGATACGGCTGCTTTGCAAAAAGCAGTGGTCGAGCATCAAGCGGACTTTGGAATCGCTTTGGATGGGGATGGTGATCGCTTGATTATGGTGGATCGTGACGGCACTCCATTTGATGGTGATAAATTGTTGTACATGATTGCCCGTCAGCGACAAAAGGATGGCATCTTGGTTGGCGGTGTGGTTGGGACTGTAATGACCAACCTTGGGATAGAGCATGCTTTTGAGAAGCATAAAATACCTTTTGCTCGCGCTGCGGTGGGTGACCGTTATGTGCTTGAAATGTTACGTGAGAAGGGGTGGCAGCTAGGTGGAGAGAGTTCGGGGCACATTATATGTTTGGACAAGCACTCGACTGGTGACGGCATCGTTTCATCATTGCAAGTGTTACAAGCTTTGCGTTCTCATCGGGCTATCACATCCTTGGCAGATAGCACTAAAGATGTGACGACCTACCCGCAGGTGCTGATCAATGTTCGAGTACCAAAAGGTTTTGATTATCGTGACTCACTACCTGTGCAGGCTGCGCTTGTGGAGGCTGAATGTGAATTGCGTGACCAAGGGCGTGTGGTACTTCGAGCATCAGGTACCGAACCAGTCATTCGAGTGATGCTTGAAGGCAAGAATGGCGAAAAGATCAAGCGCTGGGCTGAACACATTGCTGAGATTGTGGAGCATGCAGCCTTGGCAGTTTGA
- the greA gene encoding transcription elongation factor GreA, producing the protein MIKVPLTVVGAELLKEELHRLKTVERPRVIEAISEARAQGDLSENAEYDAAKERQGFIEGRIQELEGKLSNAQIIDPKLVDSDGRVVFGATVDLEDMESGDAVTYQIVGDDEADLKLGKISISSPIARALIGKYAGDVAEVLAPGGIREYEVLDVKFI; encoded by the coding sequence ATGATCAAAGTCCCATTGACTGTAGTAGGCGCAGAGTTATTGAAGGAGGAGTTGCACCGTTTGAAGACTGTGGAACGTCCGCGTGTCATTGAAGCAATTTCGGAGGCACGTGCACAGGGTGATCTATCTGAGAATGCTGAATATGATGCGGCGAAGGAGCGCCAGGGCTTCATCGAAGGTCGTATTCAGGAGCTGGAAGGTAAATTATCCAATGCGCAGATCATTGACCCCAAGCTGGTTGATTCTGATGGTCGTGTTGTTTTTGGTGCGACAGTTGATCTGGAGGACATGGAGTCTGGCGATGCAGTTACCTATCAAATTGTTGGGGATGACGAGGCAGACCTTAAGCTAGGTAAAATCTCAATCAGCTCACCAATTGCGCGTGCCCTGATCGGCAAATATGCCGGCGATGTCGCCGAGGTGTTGGCGCCAGGTGGTATTCGCGAGTATGAAGTGTTGGATGTGAAATTTATTTAA
- a CDS encoding NADH-quinone oxidoreductase subunit A, whose amino-acid sequence MLQQYFPILLFCVVGLAVGVGPMLLAWLVSPSKPDAEKLSPYECGFEAFEDARMKFDVRYYLIAILFIIFDLETAFLLPWGVALKDLGISGLLTMAVFLIELVVGFVYLWKKGALEWE is encoded by the coding sequence ATGCTGCAACAATATTTTCCCATTCTTCTGTTCTGTGTTGTCGGCTTGGCTGTGGGTGTTGGGCCAATGCTATTGGCTTGGCTCGTTTCTCCTAGTAAGCCTGATGCGGAAAAACTCTCTCCTTATGAATGTGGCTTCGAGGCGTTTGAAGACGCTCGTATGAAGTTTGACGTTCGTTACTACCTGATTGCAATTCTGTTCATTATCTTTGATCTGGAAACCGCATTCCTGTTGCCTTGGGGTGTTGCGTTGAAAGATCTGGGTATCAGCGGTTTGCTGACGATGGCGGTATTCCTCATCGAGCTGGTAGTTGGTTTTGTCTATCTGTGGAAAAAAGGTGCGCTGGAATGGGAATAG
- the folP gene encoding dihydropteroate synthase has protein sequence MGILNITPDSFSDGGRYLDTSLAIARAKTMLDEGADIIDVGGESTRPNAPAVSENEEWKRLVSVLPQLVSLGIPVSIDTRKTTIMRLAVEHGVDMINDVGALEDAGAMDVAASSKVAVCLMHKKGNPDNMQHNPDYANVLDEVSTYLERRAHIALQAGVSRDRIVIDPGFGFGKTLDHNLDLLKKLRQLTLLGFPVLVGLSRKSMLGMLTGEIVENRIHASVAAALLAVQKGAAIVRVHDVKATKDALTILTAVEQ, from the coding sequence ATGGGGATTCTGAATATCACCCCTGATTCATTCTCGGATGGCGGGCGCTACCTTGATACCAGCTTAGCTATTGCTCGTGCGAAAACGATGCTGGATGAGGGAGCTGACATTATCGATGTGGGGGGGGAATCAACTCGACCCAACGCGCCTGCTGTTTCTGAAAATGAAGAATGGAAGCGGTTGGTGTCCGTCTTACCTCAATTAGTGTCGTTAGGTATTCCTGTTTCCATTGATACTCGCAAGACAACCATTATGCGGTTGGCAGTTGAGCACGGTGTTGACATGATTAATGATGTTGGTGCGCTTGAAGATGCAGGGGCAATGGATGTGGCTGCCTCTTCAAAAGTTGCCGTTTGCCTGATGCATAAAAAAGGTAATCCGGATAATATGCAGCACAACCCAGACTATGCCAATGTGCTTGATGAGGTTTCTACTTATCTTGAGCGCCGCGCGCATATTGCATTGCAAGCGGGTGTATCCCGAGACCGAATTGTGATTGATCCAGGATTCGGTTTTGGAAAAACGCTTGACCATAATTTAGACTTGTTAAAGAAACTGCGCCAGCTAACGTTACTTGGTTTTCCTGTGCTTGTGGGTCTTTCTCGTAAATCCATGCTGGGTATGTTGACGGGTGAGATTGTGGAAAATCGGATCCACGCTAGCGTAGCTGCAGCGTTGCTGGCGGTACAAAAAGGTGCGGCGATTGTGCGGGTGCACGATGTCAAAGCAACAAAAGATGCATTAACCATCCTGACTGCGGTAGAACAATGA
- a CDS encoding RlmE family RNA methyltransferase yields the protein MKRTKTSKAWMTEHVNDPYVQMAQKEGYRSRAAYKLLEIMEKDKLIQPGMIIVDLGAAPGSWSQIAAQKVGRQGKVLALDILPMDPLAGVTFLQGDFREEPVLREFESLLEGRQVDLVISDIAPNMAGNAMMDMPRSIYLIELALDFAQHHLKPGGNYLVKAFQGTGYPEYLALLRKSFEQVLTRKPKASRDRSNEIYLLGKNKLENFTSVFPDDGEMSSDY from the coding sequence ATGAAACGAACCAAGACCAGCAAGGCATGGATGACGGAGCATGTTAACGACCCTTATGTACAAATGGCGCAAAAGGAGGGTTATCGCTCCAGGGCTGCTTACAAATTGCTTGAAATCATGGAAAAAGACAAGCTGATTCAGCCAGGTATGATCATCGTCGATTTAGGGGCAGCCCCAGGCAGTTGGTCGCAGATCGCAGCCCAGAAAGTTGGGCGCCAAGGCAAGGTACTCGCTTTGGATATCTTGCCAATGGATCCTCTGGCTGGTGTTACCTTCCTGCAAGGGGATTTTCGTGAAGAACCGGTATTACGAGAGTTCGAATCCCTGTTGGAAGGTCGTCAAGTTGATCTTGTAATTTCGGATATTGCCCCCAATATGGCAGGTAATGCCATGATGGATATGCCACGAAGTATCTATTTGATCGAGTTGGCGCTGGATTTCGCACAACACCACCTGAAACCTGGCGGTAACTATCTGGTCAAAGCTTTCCAGGGAACAGGCTATCCTGAGTATTTGGCATTACTGCGAAAGAGCTTTGAGCAGGTGTTGACGCGTAAACCCAAAGCTTCCCGCGATCGTAGTAACGAAATTTACCTGCTTGGCAAGAACAAGCTTGAAAACTTCACATCAGTCTTCCCCGATGACGGTGAGATGTCGTCAGATTACTGA
- the pstC gene encoding phosphate ABC transporter permease subunit PstC, whose amino-acid sequence MHPAPAAPALLNTTHQHQPLAGRANAGRFYDAIFHNVTRLFAFLVLALLVGIILSLIDGSIPAIKHFGATFLVTMDWDPVQENFGALIPIYGTLVTSAIALLVGIPVSFGIAMFLTELAPIWLRRPLGTAIELLAGIPSIIYGMWGLFIFAPWFSKNIQPWMNENLAPVPLVGQIFSGPPMGIGMFTAGLILAIMVIPFIASVMRDVFEIVPPMLKESAYGLGGTTWEVMRSVVLPYTKAGVVGGIMLGLGRALGETMAVTFLIGNAHEFHVSLFMPGNSIASSLANEFTEATGDLYTSSLVALGLILFVITFIVLTMSKVLLIQLKKREGQTS is encoded by the coding sequence ATGCATCCAGCTCCAGCTGCCCCCGCTTTGCTTAATACGACCCATCAGCATCAGCCCTTAGCAGGTCGGGCCAACGCCGGTCGCTTTTATGACGCAATATTCCACAACGTTACCCGCCTCTTTGCATTTTTGGTCTTGGCGTTACTTGTGGGCATCATTTTGTCATTGATTGATGGATCCATACCAGCAATCAAACATTTTGGTGCCACTTTTCTAGTTACCATGGACTGGGACCCCGTTCAGGAGAATTTCGGCGCGCTCATACCGATTTATGGCACGTTAGTGACATCTGCAATTGCATTACTGGTTGGCATCCCAGTCAGCTTTGGTATTGCTATGTTTCTCACAGAGTTAGCCCCAATTTGGCTTCGCCGCCCATTAGGAACTGCTATTGAATTATTAGCAGGTATTCCATCCATTATTTATGGCATGTGGGGACTCTTTATCTTTGCACCATGGTTTTCCAAGAACATTCAACCATGGATGAATGAAAACCTGGCCCCTGTGCCATTGGTTGGCCAGATTTTCAGTGGCCCCCCTATGGGTATTGGCATGTTCACTGCCGGCCTGATCCTGGCAATCATGGTGATTCCATTTATCGCATCTGTGATGCGTGACGTGTTTGAAATTGTTCCTCCCATGCTCAAGGAGTCCGCATACGGATTGGGTGGTACAACCTGGGAAGTCATGCGCAGCGTGGTATTACCCTATACAAAAGCAGGTGTAGTTGGCGGCATCATGCTTGGACTGGGGCGGGCTTTAGGGGAAACTATGGCAGTCACATTCCTGATCGGCAATGCCCATGAATTTCATGTCTCGTTATTTATGCCCGGCAACAGCATTGCATCTTCACTTGCTAACGAATTTACTGAAGCCACAGGCGATTTATATACCAGTTCACTTGTTGCATTGGGGCTGATTTTGTTCGTTATCACTTTCATCGTCCTAACGATGTCAAAAGTGCTGCTGATACAACTGAAAAAGCGTGAAGGGCAAACAAGCTGA
- the pstS gene encoding phosphate ABC transporter substrate-binding protein PstS yields MKAIFARSLVFTFFATALYSPVALAADITGAGATFPYPLYAKWAELYKAKTGVGLNYQSIGSGGGIKQIKARTVDFGASDKPLTPKELDESGLMQFPTVIGGVVPVVNIQGLQPGQLKLTPAILADVFLGKITKWNDQRIRNINPGVTLPDQNITVVRRSDGSGTTFIFTNYLSKVSLEWKEKVGEEASVKWPTGIGGKGNEGVANYVKLTSGSIGYVEYAYALQNKMNFAQLQNRDGQFVSPSEESFKAAAAHADWEKAPGFYEILTDEPGKQSWPITGATFILVHKMQDKPEHGKEVLKFFDWAYDQGDQTALQLDYIPLPDNVTKLVRNAWKTQVKDTSGKVLY; encoded by the coding sequence ATGAAAGCCATTTTTGCCCGAAGCCTAGTGTTTACCTTCTTCGCGACAGCACTCTACTCGCCCGTTGCGCTAGCTGCAGACATTACTGGGGCAGGAGCAACATTCCCCTACCCACTTTATGCAAAATGGGCTGAATTATATAAGGCAAAAACTGGTGTTGGTCTGAACTATCAGTCCATAGGCTCCGGAGGCGGCATTAAACAAATCAAAGCAAGAACCGTTGATTTCGGCGCATCGGACAAACCGCTAACACCCAAAGAGTTGGACGAATCCGGATTGATGCAGTTCCCGACGGTGATTGGCGGGGTTGTTCCTGTCGTGAATATTCAAGGCCTACAGCCAGGGCAACTGAAGCTTACACCCGCAATTCTGGCGGATGTTTTTCTTGGCAAGATCACCAAGTGGAATGATCAACGCATTCGTAACATCAACCCAGGCGTAACGCTTCCCGATCAAAATATTACCGTTGTACGACGCTCAGATGGCTCCGGGACAACATTTATCTTCACAAATTACCTTTCCAAAGTAAGTTTAGAATGGAAAGAAAAAGTTGGCGAAGAAGCCTCTGTCAAATGGCCCACGGGGATTGGCGGCAAAGGAAATGAAGGCGTAGCCAATTATGTAAAACTCACTTCTGGTTCAATTGGTTATGTCGAGTATGCCTATGCCTTGCAAAACAAGATGAACTTTGCCCAACTTCAGAATAGGGATGGCCAGTTTGTCAGCCCCAGTGAAGAATCATTCAAGGCAGCTGCCGCACATGCCGACTGGGAAAAGGCACCTGGCTTTTATGAAATTCTGACAGATGAACCTGGCAAGCAAAGTTGGCCCATTACAGGCGCCACCTTCATTCTGGTACATAAAATGCAAGACAAGCCGGAGCACGGCAAAGAAGTGTTGAAATTCTTTGACTGGGCGTATGATCAAGGCGACCAAACTGCACTGCAGCTTGACTATATTCCACTACCTGACAATGTAACCAAACTTGTACGCAATGCTTGGAAAACCCAGGTGAAAGATACTAGCGGTAAAGTACTCTACTAA
- the pstA gene encoding phosphate ABC transporter permease PstA: MNKSLYTKRRFINLFNIIMSVLTMGFGLFWLAWILITLFQYGFDAISVTMFTQTTPPPGSAGGLLNAIVGSLLMVCFGTLIGTPIGILAGTYLAEFGERGWLAPTTRFINDILLSAPSIVIGLFIYTIYVAKVKHFSGWGGAFALSLIVIPVVVRTTENMLRLVPSSLREAAAALGTPQWKVITFVTLRASRAGILTGILLAVARISGETAPLLFTALNNQFWSVNMNAPMANLPVVIFQFAMSPYEDWQKLAWGGALLITVSVLALNIIARSLFRQKSN, translated from the coding sequence ATGAACAAATCGCTTTATACCAAACGACGCTTTATCAATCTTTTCAACATCATCATGTCAGTTCTTACAATGGGTTTTGGCCTATTCTGGCTGGCATGGATTCTAATTACGCTCTTCCAATATGGTTTTGATGCTATTTCGGTCACCATGTTTACCCAAACCACCCCACCACCAGGCTCCGCCGGTGGCCTACTGAATGCCATTGTGGGTAGTTTACTGATGGTTTGTTTCGGCACCTTGATTGGAACGCCCATTGGCATTCTTGCGGGTACCTATCTTGCGGAGTTTGGTGAACGTGGCTGGCTGGCACCAACCACACGTTTCATTAATGACATTCTGCTATCAGCACCTTCTATTGTGATTGGCTTGTTCATCTACACAATTTATGTTGCCAAGGTGAAACATTTCTCCGGCTGGGGGGGCGCTTTTGCACTGAGCCTGATCGTAATCCCTGTGGTTGTCCGCACCACTGAAAACATGTTGCGCCTTGTTCCCAGTAGCTTGAGAGAGGCAGCAGCAGCCCTCGGCACACCTCAATGGAAGGTAATTACATTCGTCACCTTACGTGCGTCACGAGCGGGCATTCTGACTGGCATCTTGCTTGCTGTTGCTCGCATCAGCGGTGAAACCGCGCCGTTGCTGTTCACTGCGCTAAACAACCAGTTCTGGAGCGTGAATATGAATGCTCCCATGGCCAACCTGCCGGTCGTCATTTTCCAGTTCGCAATGAGTCCATATGAAGACTGGCAAAAGTTGGCATGGGGTGGCGCTCTGTTGATCACGGTAAGCGTATTGGCGTTGAATATTATTGCCCGTTCATTGTTTAGACAAAAATCCAATTGA
- the yhbY gene encoding ribosome assembly RNA-binding protein YhbY has protein sequence MIELTPLQRRFLRAQAHHLNPTVMIGANGLSEAVMRELARSLDAHELIKVRVFSDERDAREALLQQICDDLDCAPIQHIGKLLVLYRPGNEPKIELPDDKKSLNKPAPKAPAEPTSKRTASKPIASGRPGGNRRRRVGR, from the coding sequence ATGATCGAATTGACGCCGCTACAGCGCCGTTTTCTCCGCGCGCAAGCGCATCATCTGAATCCTACAGTGATGATTGGCGCCAATGGCTTATCCGAGGCCGTCATGCGGGAACTCGCCCGCAGCCTAGACGCTCACGAACTCATCAAGGTTCGGGTGTTCAGCGATGAACGTGATGCACGTGAAGCATTGTTGCAACAGATCTGCGACGATCTTGACTGCGCCCCCATTCAGCACATTGGCAAGCTTCTGGTTCTTTATCGCCCAGGCAATGAACCCAAGATCGAATTGCCCGATGACAAAAAGTCGCTTAACAAGCCTGCGCCCAAAGCCCCAGCTGAACCAACTTCTAAAAGAACAGCGAGTAAACCGATTGCCTCGGGTCGTCCTGGTGGCAATCGCCGCCGACGAGTAGGTCGCTAA